The Urbifossiella limnaea nucleotide sequence GATGCTGTTCGCCGCGGCGCAGCGCGACCCGGCCGCGACGGTGCGGGCGGCGTGCGTCGACCACCTGGTGCGGCTCGGGTACTACCACCCGGACTTCATGAGCCACCTGAACCGGCTCGCGGAGGGCGCCGCCGGCGAGGAGCGCGACGCCGCCCGCGCCGGCCTGGCGAAGATGACGCCGCGCCGGTGGTGAGCGGCCCGTTCCGGCCCTCAATAACCGGCACACCCCGCGGGCCGTTGCTTTTCAGCAACGGCCCGCGGGGTGTGCCGATTTCGTTTCGGCTCGTTCCCCGACAGCGTCACGCCCCCTCACCGCGTCAGCCCGTCGCGCAAGTCCTGGGTCACACGGCCGCCGGGGAAGTCGAGCGTGAACGCCGTGCTCCCCGCCGGGAGCGTGAACCGCAGCCGGGCCGGCAGGCCGTCGGCGTAGGTGTGGACCGCCCGGCCGCCGACGAGGACCGTGCCCCAGTCGGCGACCACCACGTTGTCCGACACCACCTCGGCGAAGATCTCGTGCAGCGACTTCATCTCGCTGGCCAGCTTGTGGTCCCACAGGTCGATCGGGTTGCCGGCCGGGTCGCGCAGCTCCGACTCCTCGAACATGTCGTCCAGCTCCTCCATCTGCCCCTCGTCCACCTCCTCGCCGACGCCCAGCAGCACCAGCTTCACGAACCCCTGCTCGCCGCGCGCGACCCGGCGGGCGAACGCCCGGCAGTAGTCCTTCACCGCCTCCAGGTCCTCGATCACGCCGTCGGTGACGAACACGGCGACGGCCCAGCGGGCGCCGGCGAACACGCCCTCGACGAAGTGGCGGACCGGCGGCAGCAGTTGCGTCTGCCGGCCCCACTGCTTCGGCCCGCCGACCTTGAGCGTGGCGGCGGCGGCCTCGGTGACGGGGCCGATCGGCTCGACCTTCGACCCGTCCGGGCTGCACGCCCAGTACGCGAGGTGGACCTGCCCGTCGGACGCGAACCGGGCCAGGTACTCGGCCATCTTGCGGGCGACCGGCTCGACGAAGTTGACGCCGCCGGCGGCGGCCCGGAACAGCGGGCTGACCGGCCCCTTGGCCCCGTACATCTTCTGCATCGACGCCGACCCGTCGAGGGCGAGCCCGGCGCGGGCGCCTTCGATGTCGGGCTCCATCAGGATGGTGGCGACGACGCGGACCGAGCCGTCCGGCTGGGGGTAGACGTTGACCTCCCCGAAGGGCTCCTCGGGGGACGGGAGTTGGGCCACCGGCCGGGCACTCCGGAGCTGGGGGGGAACGATCGGTCCATCCTCCCCCATTCCGGCCGCGATTACAAGGGTGTTGGGGGCCGGCGGGCGGCGCGGCACCACCCCAAAAGACTTGCGTCCCGCCGACTCATTGCGTCTACTGACCCCCCGGGGGTGAGCCGCAGACGCAACGAGCGCGGCCCGTCCCTCCCTCCCCGCCGGAGCCCACGTCATGCCCCGCCTGCTCCTCACGTCCGCGCTGCTGCTGGCGCTCGCCGGCCCCGCCGCGGCCCAGGTCAACCCGCGCGAGAAGAAGGTCCGCGACGACAAGGCGAAGGTCGAGGCCGCCGGGTACTGGATCTACAACGACCTGCCGAAGGCCCGCGCCGAGGCGAAGGCCGCCGGCAAGCC carries:
- a CDS encoding vWA domain-containing protein, with protein sequence MAQLPSPEEPFGEVNVYPQPDGSVRVVATILMEPDIEGARAGLALDGSASMQKMYGAKGPVSPLFRAAAGGVNFVEPVARKMAEYLARFASDGQVHLAYWACSPDGSKVEPIGPVTEAAAATLKVGGPKQWGRQTQLLPPVRHFVEGVFAGARWAVAVFVTDGVIEDLEAVKDYCRAFARRVARGEQGFVKLVLLGVGEEVDEGQMEELDDMFEESELRDPAGNPIDLWDHKLASEMKSLHEIFAEVVSDNVVVADWGTVLVGGRAVHTYADGLPARLRFTLPAGSTAFTLDFPGGRVTQDLRDGLTR